In Flavobacterium praedii, the DNA window AAGAGGTTTCGGAAGTTTTATCGTTAAAACAAGAGCTGAAAAAACTGGAAGAAATATTTCCAAAAATACCACTATCAAAATTCCAGCACACAACATTCCTGCTTTTAAACCTGCGAAAGTTTTTGTTGAAGGAGTTAAAGTAAACAACGAAGCAAAATAACACTATTAATTAATCATAAAATCTATTAGATATGCCAAGTGGTAAAAAAAGAAAGAGACATAAGGTAGCGACGCACAAACGTAAAAAAAGAGCGAGAGCTAACCGTCACAAAAAGAAAAAGTAGTTTTAAACTACTTTTTTCTTTTTTAAGTTCATTGAAATTTGGGAAAACAGTTTGCAGAATCCAGTTTTTAGAAAGCAGTCAAAAATTGCAATCTAAGATCCTGATTCTGCAATCTAAAATCCCTCCCGGGTACAATACCTGTTAAATTATTGTTTAATCCATCTGTAAATAAGATTTCAGATTGCAGATTGTAGGTTGCAGATTTCATAAAATCCAAACTCTATTATTTAAACTCTATTATCTAAAAATACAGATAAAAATTTACAAATGAATAAAGAATTAATCATTCGATCTAGTTCTGATTTCGTAGATTTTGCCTTATTAAAAGATGGAAAACTAATTGAATTACACAAGGAAGAAGAGAAAAGCAATTTTCAAGTAGGCGATATTTTTATTGCCAAAATAAGAAAACCCGTTGCTGGACTTAACGCTGCTTTTGTAAATGTAGGCTTCGAAAAAGATGCTTTTTTACATTATCACGATTTAGGTCCAAACCTAGCTTCCCAACTGAAATTCATAAAACTTGTAAGCGCAGGTAAAATAAAAGATTTCTCCCTAAAAACCTTTCAGTTTGAAAAAGAAATAGACAAAAATGGCACGATTACAGATGTAATTAGTGCTAATCAGTCTGTTTTGGTACAAGTTGTCAAAGAACCAATATCAACCAAAGGGCCAAGAATAAGCGCAGAGCTTTCTCTAGCCGGAAGATTTATTGTTTTGGTTCCGTTTTCTGACCGCGTTTCTATTTCACAAAAAATAGAAGACAAAAAAGAAAAGGAACGTTTGAAACGTCTTGTACAATCTGTCAAACCAAAAGGATTTGGTGTTATTGTTCGCACAGTAGCCGAAGGCAAAAGTACAGTAGAATTAGAAAAAGATTTGCAGAACCTGCTTAGCAGATGGAATGCAATGTGTAAAAAATTACCAACTGCTCATCATCCTTCCAAAGTATTAGGAGAGCTCAACAGAGCTTCTTCGATATTAAGAGATGTATTTAATGATACCTTCAGTGGTATTCAGATCGATGATGAAGAGTTGTACAACCAAACAAAGGATTACCTGCAAGAAATTGCACCATCCAAACAATCAATTGTTAAGTTCTATCAGTCCAAAGACACCCCGATTTTTGAGAAATACAATATAGAGAGACAAATCAAAACTTCATTTGGAAAAACCGTTTCCATGAGTAAAGGGGCTTACCTTATCATAGAACACACCGAAGCTCTGCACGTTATAGACGTAAACAGCGGAAACCGTTCTAACAAAGCTACCAACCAAGAGGACACAGCAATGGAAGTAAATATGATTGCAGCCGCCGAAATAGCAAGACAATTACGTCTTCGTGATATGGGCGGAATCATAGTTGTCGATTTTATCGATATGTCTAATCCAGAAAATCGTAAAGTCTTGTTCGACTTCTTGAGAGAAGAAATGAGCGACGATAAAGCAAAACATAAAATCTTACCACCGAGTAAATTTGGGTTGGTCCAAATTACCAGACAACGCGTAAGACCAGAAGTAAACATTAAAACTAGAGAAGAAGATCCAAACAATGAACATGGCGAAATTGAAGCGCCAATTTTAATCATTGACAAAATTGCTTCTGATTTGGAAAGAGTTTTAAAAATCCACAAAAACGTGGTACTCAACGTACACCCGTTTGTGGCTGCATACCTCAGTAAAGGTTTTCCATCAATACGTTCAAAATGGTTTTTTGAACATAAAAAATGGGTAAAAATCATACCACGTGACGCTTACACGTATTTAGAATATCATTTCTACGACAAAAAAGGAAATGTTATCAAAGAATAAATTAAAAACCGTCTCATTTTTTTAATGAGACGGTTTTTTTGTGCCTTATTGTGAAGGAAGCAAAGTAACTAGGAATAATTTCATCTGTTCGTTACAATGTCATGTGCAGAACACTGCCACATAAGGATTTTTACTGCCATCTGGGCTAGAAACATTCGCTATCAAAACAGCATGTTTCTTTACACTATATTTACGATTTCATCGAATTTTAATAATCTCATTTTAATCAAGTAAAAACAGTAAGAGCTTACTTTTACCGTAATTAATTTCACGGAAAATGAAGACACTTTTAGAAATAATAAACAAAAACAACTTTTTTTATATTGGCAGTTTACTATTAATTATTGTTTGCTGTTTGTTTTTATCCATTTATTCAAGAGCCGACGGT includes these proteins:
- a CDS encoding ribonuclease E/G, producing MNKELIIRSSSDFVDFALLKDGKLIELHKEEEKSNFQVGDIFIAKIRKPVAGLNAAFVNVGFEKDAFLHYHDLGPNLASQLKFIKLVSAGKIKDFSLKTFQFEKEIDKNGTITDVISANQSVLVQVVKEPISTKGPRISAELSLAGRFIVLVPFSDRVSISQKIEDKKEKERLKRLVQSVKPKGFGVIVRTVAEGKSTVELEKDLQNLLSRWNAMCKKLPTAHHPSKVLGELNRASSILRDVFNDTFSGIQIDDEELYNQTKDYLQEIAPSKQSIVKFYQSKDTPIFEKYNIERQIKTSFGKTVSMSKGAYLIIEHTEALHVIDVNSGNRSNKATNQEDTAMEVNMIAAAEIARQLRLRDMGGIIVVDFIDMSNPENRKVLFDFLREEMSDDKAKHKILPPSKFGLVQITRQRVRPEVNIKTREEDPNNEHGEIEAPILIIDKIASDLERVLKIHKNVVLNVHPFVAAYLSKGFPSIRSKWFFEHKKWVKIIPRDAYTYLEYHFYDKKGNVIKE
- a CDS encoding HU family DNA-binding protein; translation: MTKADIVAKISEKLGLEKGDVQATVETFMNEVKNSLETGDNVYLRGFGSFIVKTRAEKTGRNISKNTTIKIPAHNIPAFKPAKVFVEGVKVNNEAK